The following proteins are encoded in a genomic region of Magallana gigas chromosome 1, xbMagGiga1.1, whole genome shotgun sequence:
- the LOC117686864 gene encoding fucolectin-like, translated as MHCGINALCIAFDFCFLNGSHTCRLRSGHTVPSNTATQCGLYEMTAKKDCSGGIFITSQRICKKILSDLALRKPTKQSSTFAIHTAEYAVDGNYGTDLMIDQCTSTDTNDINPWWMVDLQTVCYITSVRIVNRGPDSTGIDSSHRLRDVTVTVGLTESTVNIVCGFFAGPGTLSQVVIIDCPTIPEGRFVKISKTTEYLTLCEVDVFGVAV; from the exons ATGCATTGTGGAATCAATGCACTTTGTATTgcgtttgatttttgttttcttaatggTTCCCACACTTGTCGGTTGCGCTCTGGACACACAGTACCTTCAAACACCGCTACACAATGTGGACTTTACGAAATGACAGCT AAGAAAGATTGTTCGGGTGGAATCTTCATAACATCTCAAAGAATATGCAAGAAAA TTTTGTCGGACCTTGCATTGCGTAAACCTACCAAACAGTCGTCAACCTTTGCAATTCATACAGCTGAGTATGCTGTGGATGGTAACTATGGCACAGACCTTATGATCGACCAATGTACATCCACAGATACAAACGACATAAACCCCTGGTGGATGGTAGATCTGCAAACTGTGTGTTACATTACATCTGTCAGAATAGTCAACAGAGGACCGGATAGCACCGGAATAG ATTCATCACACCGACTGCGGGATGTTACTGTCACTGTAGGGCTGACAGAATCAACTGTCAACATTGTCTGTGGTTTCTTTGCTGGCCCCGGTACTCTGTCACAGGTGGTCATCATCGACTGTCCGACAATACCAGAGGGGAGATTCGTAAAGATCTCCAAAACAACCGAGTATCTCACTCTTTGTGAAGTTGACGTCTTTGGAGTCGCTGTATAA